The following proteins are encoded in a genomic region of Myxococcota bacterium:
- the flgG gene encoding flagellar basal-body rod protein FlgG produces MRALFTAATGMNAQQARMDAIANNLANVNTTGFKRANAEFQDLFYETLAAPGAPTGDGSALPGGVQIGHGVKLASVVRDFAHGERVRTDRPLDLAIEGDGFLQVQKPGGETLYTVAGALQLDRDGNIVTQEGYPILPSITVPPDAQDLTIARDGTVSVTQPGAATATAIGQIQLARFVNPSGLRALGSNLYAPTEASGDPETGTPDADGFGSIAQGFLEASNVNVAEELVKMILAQRGFEMNSRVIQAGDEMMQTVGAMSR; encoded by the coding sequence CGCGAACGTCAACACGACCGGCTTCAAGCGGGCGAACGCCGAGTTCCAGGATCTCTTCTACGAGACGCTCGCGGCGCCGGGGGCGCCGACCGGCGACGGCTCCGCGCTTCCGGGCGGCGTGCAGATCGGCCACGGCGTGAAGCTCGCCTCGGTCGTGCGCGACTTCGCGCACGGCGAGCGCGTGCGCACCGATCGGCCGCTCGACCTCGCGATCGAGGGCGACGGCTTCCTGCAGGTCCAGAAGCCGGGCGGCGAGACGCTCTACACGGTGGCGGGCGCGCTGCAGCTCGACCGCGACGGCAACATCGTCACGCAGGAGGGCTATCCGATCCTCCCTTCGATCACCGTCCCGCCCGACGCGCAGGATCTCACGATCGCGCGCGACGGCACGGTGTCCGTCACGCAGCCCGGTGCGGCGACGGCGACGGCGATCGGGCAGATCCAGCTCGCTCGCTTCGTGAACCCGTCGGGACTCCGCGCGCTCGGCAGCAACCTCTACGCCCCGACCGAGGCGTCGGGCGACCCCGAGACCGGCACGCCCGACGCCGACGGCTTCGGCAGCATCGCGCAGGGCTTCCTCGAGGCGTCGAACGTGAACGTCGCGGAGGAGCTCGTGAAGATGATCCTCGCGCAGCGGGGCTTCGAGATGAACTCCCGCGTCATCCAGGCCGGCGACGAGATGATGCAGACCGTCGGGGCGATGAGCCGATGA
- the flgA gene encoding flagellar basal body P-ring formation chaperone FlgA yields the protein MTAALRAGRMLLWLAAWVVVLAAGVAPHARGAEARPAAVEATAFGPTLAPGALAKHIDAFVRARASAAVEAVEIPALDDFGTASASGAPLVVALRTTAPFPLRGWIPITVAISDDTGELQRGVVTARVRERRTLLVAARKLPRGALVTAADVREVPADTAAPGVGTGDVVDASALVGLRTVRAVRAGAAWRSEWVERAPAVRRGEPVRVVFASGALRLELLGKAREDGHPGDRIRVLNPRSRSELVGLVGPDGVVHVGS from the coding sequence ATGACGGCGGCACTCCGGGCGGGCCGCATGCTGCTCTGGCTGGCGGCGTGGGTCGTCGTGCTCGCCGCCGGCGTCGCGCCGCACGCGCGCGGCGCGGAGGCGCGACCGGCCGCCGTCGAGGCGACGGCGTTCGGGCCGACGCTCGCGCCGGGCGCGCTCGCGAAGCACATCGACGCGTTCGTGCGCGCGCGCGCGAGCGCAGCCGTCGAGGCGGTCGAGATTCCTGCGCTCGACGACTTCGGCACCGCGAGTGCGTCGGGTGCGCCGCTCGTCGTGGCGCTGCGCACGACGGCGCCGTTCCCGCTGCGGGGCTGGATCCCGATCACCGTCGCGATCTCGGACGACACGGGGGAGCTGCAGCGCGGCGTCGTCACCGCGCGCGTCCGCGAGCGGCGGACGCTGCTCGTCGCGGCGCGCAAGCTGCCGCGCGGCGCGCTCGTGACGGCGGCCGACGTGCGGGAGGTGCCGGCGGACACCGCCGCGCCGGGCGTCGGAACCGGCGACGTCGTCGACGCGAGCGCGCTCGTCGGGCTGCGCACCGTGCGCGCCGTGCGCGCCGGTGCCGCATGGCGCAGCGAGTGGGTGGAGCGCGCGCCGGCCGTGCGGCGCGGCGAGCCCGTGCGCGTCGTCTTCGCGAGTGGCGCGCTGCGCCTCGAGCTGCTCGGAAAGGCGCGCGAGGACGGCCACCCGGGCGATCGCATCCGCGTGCTCAACCCGCGCTCGCGCAGCGAGCTCGTCGGCCTCGTGGGCCCGGACGGAGTGGTTCATGTCGGCTCCTGA
- a CDS encoding flagellar basal body L-ring protein FlgH gives MSAPERRHRRRRAPAPVAPVASVALLAIAALGSAGCVEISLREAGEDFDYTPPPPPVAAAPRTEGAIWGGQSASGSFLFFDQKARGVGDLVTVRVVENVKAEETGKTELDKTSTLGAALTSDVGLQQLVQKPLELALKLVGIGSPGVNVPSGTELNVLESANNDTFAGEGTTSREGSFDAIVTCRVVAVLPGPVFHIRGRRAVVVNHERRYLTVEGLVRQLDIGIDNAVASTALAEARITLDGLGVIDDKQRPGWLARAFAWLYPL, from the coding sequence ATGTCGGCTCCTGAACGCCGCCATCGGAGACGCCGCGCGCCCGCGCCGGTCGCACCGGTCGCATCGGTCGCGCTCCTCGCGATCGCCGCGCTCGGCAGCGCGGGCTGCGTCGAGATCTCGCTGCGCGAGGCCGGCGAGGACTTCGACTACACGCCGCCGCCGCCGCCCGTCGCCGCGGCTCCGCGGACCGAGGGCGCGATCTGGGGCGGTCAGTCGGCGAGCGGCTCGTTCCTGTTCTTCGATCAGAAGGCGCGCGGCGTCGGCGACCTCGTCACCGTGCGCGTCGTCGAGAACGTCAAGGCCGAGGAGACCGGCAAGACCGAGCTCGACAAGACGTCGACGCTCGGCGCGGCGCTCACCTCGGACGTCGGCCTGCAGCAGCTCGTGCAGAAGCCGCTCGAGCTCGCGCTCAAGCTCGTGGGCATCGGGAGCCCGGGCGTGAACGTGCCGTCGGGCACGGAGCTCAACGTCCTCGAATCCGCGAACAACGACACGTTCGCGGGCGAGGGCACGACGAGCCGCGAGGGCTCGTTCGACGCGATCGTGACCTGTCGCGTCGTCGCCGTGCTGCCCGGTCCCGTGTTCCACATCCGCGGGCGGCGCGCCGTCGTGGTGAACCACGAGCGCCGCTACCTGACGGTCGAGGGACTGGTGCGCCAGCTCGACATCGGCATCGACAACGCGGTCGCGTCGACCGCACTCGCCGAAGCGCGCATCACGCTCGACGGTCTCGGCGTGATCGACGACAAGCAGCGGCCGGGATGGCTCGCGAGGGCGTTCGCATGGCTCTATCCGCTCTGA
- a CDS encoding flagellar basal body P-ring protein FlgI, with protein sequence MALSALTRARRGRAGFAAAFTSLSVLLVALVVAGAAQAVRLKDLASVQGVRANQVIGYGLVVGLKGTGDKNGAAFTTRSLASMLTKMGIAVGPDAIQVKNVAAVMVTASLPPFARAGTTIDATVSSVGDASSIEGGTLLVTPLYGTDGAVYALAQGSVSVGGFAAGGDGGSSVQKNHPTVGRLLSGATVERELGYAIQDKSSFDFALDAPDFTTARRAADAINRQLGAELARAVDAGTLRVAVPEASKGDVVAFVARVERVEVEPDRIARVVVNERTGTVVMGADVRIAKVAVSHGNLSVSIAVSNEVSQPAPFSEGDTTPVTNTDVSTTEEPGHLVVVQGGVTIEELVQGLNAVGVTARDLIVILQSIKAAGALSATLEIL encoded by the coding sequence ATGGCTCTATCCGCTCTGACGCGCGCGCGCCGCGGGCGCGCGGGCTTCGCCGCGGCGTTCACGTCGCTCTCCGTGCTGCTCGTCGCGCTCGTCGTCGCGGGCGCGGCGCAGGCCGTCCGGCTCAAGGACCTCGCGTCCGTACAGGGCGTCCGCGCGAACCAGGTGATCGGCTACGGCCTCGTCGTCGGTCTCAAGGGAACCGGCGACAAGAACGGCGCCGCGTTCACGACGCGCTCGCTCGCGAGCATGCTCACCAAGATGGGGATCGCGGTCGGACCCGACGCGATCCAGGTCAAGAACGTCGCGGCCGTGATGGTCACGGCGAGCCTTCCTCCCTTCGCGCGCGCGGGCACGACGATCGACGCCACCGTCTCGTCGGTGGGCGATGCGAGCAGCATCGAGGGCGGCACGCTGCTCGTGACACCGCTCTACGGCACCGACGGCGCGGTCTACGCGCTCGCCCAGGGCTCGGTCTCCGTCGGCGGCTTCGCGGCCGGGGGGGACGGCGGGAGCAGCGTGCAGAAGAACCATCCGACGGTCGGGCGCCTGCTCAGCGGCGCGACCGTCGAGCGCGAGCTCGGCTACGCGATCCAGGACAAGTCGAGCTTCGACTTCGCACTGGACGCGCCCGACTTCACGACGGCGCGGCGCGCGGCCGACGCGATCAACCGCCAGCTCGGTGCCGAGCTCGCGCGGGCGGTCGACGCCGGAACGCTGCGGGTCGCCGTGCCGGAGGCGTCGAAGGGCGACGTCGTCGCGTTCGTGGCCCGCGTCGAGCGCGTCGAGGTCGAGCCGGACCGCATCGCGCGCGTCGTCGTGAACGAGCGCACCGGAACGGTCGTGATGGGCGCCGACGTGCGCATCGCGAAGGTGGCGGTGTCGCACGGCAACCTGTCCGTGAGCATCGCCGTCAGCAACGAGGTGTCGCAGCCCGCGCCGTTCTCCGAGGGGGACACGACGCCGGTGACGAACACGGACGTCAGCACGACGGAGGAGCCCGGGCACCTCGTCGTCGTCCAGGGCGGCGTCACGATCGAGGAGCTCGTGCAGGGCCTCAACGCGGTCGGCGTCACGGCGCGCGACCTGATCGTGATCCTCCAGTCCATCAAGGCGGCGGGCGCCCTGTCCGCCACGTTGGAGATCCTGTGA
- a CDS encoding rod-binding protein produces the protein MPIDALTARALVEPRAVDAARAGATGAPAPRGALANAARDFEALLLEQAFAAASRPIVEGVPLTGSSAERMYREMFVAEVAARAADSGGLGLADAIAPPEGAK, from the coding sequence ATGCCGATCGATGCGCTCACCGCGCGCGCGCTCGTCGAGCCGCGCGCCGTCGACGCGGCGCGCGCGGGAGCGACAGGAGCGCCGGCTCCGCGCGGCGCGCTCGCGAACGCGGCGCGCGACTTCGAGGCGCTGCTCCTCGAGCAGGCCTTCGCGGCGGCGAGTCGGCCGATCGTCGAGGGCGTGCCGCTGACGGGCAGCAGCGCCGAGCGGATGTACCGCGAGATGTTCGTCGCGGAGGTCGCGGCGCGCGCGGCGGATTCCGGCGGGCTCGGGCTCGCGGACGCGATCGCGCCGCCGGAGGGCGCGAAGTGA
- the flgN gene encoding flagellar export chaperone FlgN, with the protein MSAPLAERDGDESPALRLAALLDAQERLLLEMRDCLHAERDAMQRLDADALEEAAHAKAGIAAELRVVEDARIAVARELAAALGLADPAATLAELGARLGSGGGGLLAARDRLRALVAANAELLEANSTFASRSLDEVRTTLAWISGLQPSAPTYERSGRALRERPSGGLLDRRA; encoded by the coding sequence GTGAGTGCACCGCTCGCAGAGAGGGACGGCGACGAATCGCCCGCCCTGCGCCTCGCCGCGCTGCTCGACGCGCAGGAGCGCCTGCTGCTCGAGATGCGCGACTGCCTGCACGCCGAGCGCGATGCCATGCAGAGGCTCGACGCGGACGCGCTCGAGGAGGCCGCGCACGCGAAGGCGGGCATCGCCGCCGAGCTGCGCGTCGTCGAGGACGCGCGCATCGCGGTGGCGCGCGAGCTCGCCGCGGCGCTCGGGCTCGCGGACCCTGCGGCGACGCTCGCGGAGCTCGGTGCGCGGCTCGGCTCGGGCGGCGGTGGCCTGCTCGCCGCCCGCGACCGCCTGCGCGCCCTCGTCGCGGCGAATGCCGAGCTGCTCGAGGCGAACTCGACCTTCGCGAGCCGCTCGCTCGACGAGGTGCGCACGACGCTCGCCTGGATCTCCGGCCTGCAGCCGAGCGCACCGACGTACGAGCGCAGCGGACGCGCGCTGCGAGAGCGGCCGTCGGGCGGGCTGCTCGACCGGCGCGCCTGA
- the flgK gene encoding flagellar hook-associated protein FlgK, translated as MGLIDALDIALRGMAVEQNAIRTSSHNIANVDTPGYSRQRVVRAAGDPFHHDAGALGTGVEQKTIVRANDAVIDRQILSERSALGSANAQLSALQQVEEVLNEQEGAGIGSALDALYGAFADLAGNPSGSTERQAVVQAAQAAVDRIASADRQLRDLQRSSNAAIESTLDEINEIAGRIAELNVRIAHAEVSAPANDLRDQRDELMRDLADRVDIHTVEETDGKVFVYVNGGLALVQGELANRLEAAPDATNPFDSSFSAVVFNGAGNRIDVTRTIAGGRIGGLLGTRDGVAASAIRDLDTVAYNLGAQVNQIHNAGVGLDGSTGDFFTPLAMVEDAARDLRVDARVATNLDAIAAGQSTAPGDNRNALDLAALRDSTAPLFAVGDPPGPATGPSRSLIDHVGAIGADYGQQAASMESAKTQRERVLETVENRRDELVGVSLDEEMANLIKLEAAFQANARMVDSVRRLFESLLDIV; from the coding sequence ATGGGACTGATCGACGCCCTCGACATCGCGCTCCGCGGCATGGCCGTGGAGCAGAACGCGATCCGCACGTCGAGCCACAACATCGCGAACGTCGACACGCCCGGCTATTCGCGCCAGCGCGTGGTGCGCGCGGCCGGCGACCCGTTCCACCACGACGCGGGCGCGCTCGGCACGGGCGTCGAGCAGAAGACGATCGTCCGGGCGAACGACGCGGTCATCGACCGGCAGATCCTGAGCGAGCGGTCGGCGCTCGGCAGTGCGAACGCGCAGCTCAGCGCGCTCCAGCAGGTGGAGGAGGTGCTGAACGAGCAGGAGGGAGCGGGCATCGGCTCCGCGCTCGACGCCCTCTACGGCGCCTTCGCCGACCTCGCGGGCAACCCGTCGGGCTCGACCGAGCGACAGGCGGTCGTGCAGGCCGCGCAGGCGGCCGTCGACCGCATCGCGAGTGCCGATCGCCAGCTCCGCGACCTCCAGCGCAGCAGCAATGCCGCCATCGAGTCGACGCTCGACGAGATCAACGAGATCGCGGGCCGCATCGCCGAGCTCAACGTGCGCATCGCGCATGCGGAGGTCTCGGCGCCGGCGAACGACCTCCGCGACCAGCGCGACGAGCTGATGCGCGATCTCGCCGACCGCGTCGACATCCACACCGTCGAGGAGACCGACGGCAAGGTCTTCGTGTACGTGAACGGCGGCCTCGCGCTCGTGCAGGGCGAGCTCGCGAACCGCCTCGAGGCCGCGCCCGACGCGACGAACCCGTTCGACTCCTCGTTCTCGGCCGTCGTGTTCAACGGCGCGGGGAACCGCATCGACGTGACGCGCACGATCGCCGGCGGCCGGATCGGGGGCCTCCTCGGGACGCGCGACGGCGTCGCGGCCAGCGCGATCCGCGATCTCGACACGGTCGCGTACAACCTCGGCGCCCAGGTCAACCAGATCCACAACGCGGGCGTCGGGCTCGATGGATCGACGGGCGACTTCTTCACCCCGCTCGCCATGGTCGAGGACGCGGCGCGCGACCTGCGCGTCGACGCGCGCGTCGCGACGAACCTCGATGCGATCGCGGCCGGCCAGTCGACCGCGCCCGGCGACAACCGCAACGCCCTCGACCTCGCCGCGCTGCGCGACTCGACGGCGCCACTCTTCGCGGTCGGCGACCCGCCCGGCCCGGCGACCGGGCCGTCGCGCAGCCTGATCGACCACGTCGGCGCCATCGGGGCGGACTACGGGCAGCAGGCCGCGTCCATGGAGTCGGCCAAGACGCAGCGCGAGCGCGTGCTCGAGACGGTCGAGAACCGTCGCGACGAGCTGGTCGGCGTGTCGCTCGACGAGGAGATGGCGAACCTGATCAAGCTCGAGGCCGCGTTCCAGGCGAACGCGCGAATGGTCGATTCGGTGCGGCGGCTGTTCGAGAGCCTGCTCGACATCGTCTGA